One Chloroflexota bacterium genomic window, CCATTTAGCAAAAGGATAGCCTGGACTTGGGGAAACGTATGCCAGCAGACTGCTGATTTCCATGTCAGGAATCACCCGACAGGAAGTTACTCGAAGTATCGTGTTGCCCATGAGTGATCATGTGATTTGCCATGGAGCCCGGTGGCACTTTGTGGCGAGCTGAGTTCACTCATTTGACATCTGCGGACACAGGTGATATCAATTAGAGGATGACTGGGGCAGCACTTTGGTGTGCTGGGCTGCTTCTCTCTGCTGACAGGTACCTGAACAGCCACCGTCCATGGGGCGTCGACATGCAGGATCAAAACACGACAACGAAAGACCAACTGATAGATAGATTGCGCCAGCGGGTCATGGAATTGGAAACGTCAGTAATGGAGTACCGAAGAGCGGTGGAGAGACTGCAAGATACCGAAAGCAGCTACCGTCTACTAGCCAAGAATATGACCGACGGTGTCTTTGTCGTAGATTTGAAAGGCCACATGACCTACGCTAGTCCTTATGTTAGGCGTATGCTAGGCTACAACGAGCCCGTAGAAAGCAGAGAGCTTACTGGAGAACGATTAACACCTGATTCCCGCGAGGTTTTGGCAGAGGTCTTTAACGAGATAATCGCCGTTGCCAAGGACAGACGAAAGGACATGTCCAGGACATGGACAGTGGAGTGGCAGATGATACGTATGGATGGATCGACCATGTGGGTCGAGGGTAGAATTAACATCCTGCGCAGCGAGGACGGCCACGCCACGGGAATAGTCTGCGTCTATCGGGATATCGACGAACGGAAGAAAGCGCAGGAGTTATTCAGGCGCTTGGCCGACAGCTCACCCATCGGCATATACATTTTGCAGGATGGAAAGCTCCAGTTCGTAAATCGCCAGTTCCAGTACTATGGTGGGTATGATGAAGAGGAATTGCTCGGCACTGATGCTGCCCGCTTTGTCCTCCCAGGGGATAGGGGAAAGGTGAGACAAGCGGCTATAGCAATGTTGAGAGGAGAGCGCTCTGAACCTTATGAATTCAGGTTTGTTACCAGGGATGGGAAGATCAGATGGGTCATGGAGCGGGTAGCCTCCATCGAATACAATAGGAGGCGGGCAACCTTGGGCAACTTCATGGATATCACAGAACGCAAACAGCATGAAGAGGCGTTGGAGCATTCTGAGTCCCAACTCAGGCTTCTGTCTCAACGAATCCTGAATATTCAGGAGGAGGAGCGATCACGTATCGCCAGGGATTTGCATGACCAACTGGGTCAGGAGCTTGTCTTCCTCAAGATGAAGGCCGTATCTTTGGCGGAGCAGCTTGGAGGTGCGTCGGTAGTCCATGGAGCGGCGAGAGAAGTGGTGAGCCTGATAGAGCAAGTAAGAGCCACTTCGCATCGAATTGCCGTTGATGTAAGACCTGCGATGTTGGATGACCTAGGCTTGTTGAAAGCCATCCAGTGGTATGCGGAGCAGTTTGAGGAGCGTACTTCGATAGTCTGCCTTGTTGATGCTTCTGCGGCTGACTTGGGTCTTCCCAAGGAGGTGTCCACGGCAGCATACCGTATCCTTCAGGAGGCCCTGACCAATGTCTGGAAGCATGCCAGGGCATCGCAGGTAAGGGTTAAGGTGAACAAGAAGGGCGAAACGATGGCTCTCAGAATATCTGACAATGGGATTGGCTTTGATTGCAGTAAGATCTCGGCGGAAGGTGCCTTAGGGCTCTTGGGCATGCGTGAGAGGGCGCATCTGGTGGGGGGCACGCTCAAGATTTCCAGCCGCCCTGGCAAGGGAACTGAGATTATGGCACGCCTACCGACGATGCTGATTTAGGTGTTTCTGGTTGAGGATTTAGTCATTATCCCCAATTTATTTGAATCGTTATAAGCGATGGTAAGGATGCAAGGGCAAAGTGTGATTAGGGTGCTCCTAGCGGACGATCATGGCTTGGTACGGGCCGGACTTAAGACGATTCTCGAACAAGCGCCAGATATACGCGTGGTGGCTGAGGCATCAAACGGCATGGAGGCGATCCAAGAGTTTGAGAGAGTGCGCCCTGATGTGGCTATTCTGGATATTTCCATGCCTATGATGGATGGGATGGAAGCTGTAAAACGCCTTATATCCTCCGATCGCAATGGACGGATATTGGTCCTAACTATGCATCCTGAGAGATACTATGCCGTGCGGGCCCTCAAAGCTGGTGCCCTGGGATATATTACCAAGGGCACTTCCTCCCAGGAACTGCACAGTGCAGTCCGGGCTGTGGCACGAGGAAAACGATACTTGTCAAACGAGGGAATAGACGCTGTAACGATACGAATGATGGCCCATGGAATGGATACGACCCCTGTCGAAAGTCTCTCGGACCGGGAACTGCAGGTCTTATGCCACATAGCCAGCGGCTACAAAGTGAGAGAAATCGCGGAGGAGCTCGGCGTGGGCACTAAGACCGTCGAGACCTACCGATCTCGCATTCTGCGTAAGCTGTGTTTGCGAAGAGATGCGGATATCTGTCGCTTTGCTTTCGAGCACGGGCTCGTTCCAGTCGCCCCCTCATCCCAGGAGAGCAGTCCCTCCAACCTCATGAAGTAAAGGAGCCTCTCTGTCAATACTGCCTCGGCAATAGTGTCGGCTGGAGGATCATCTATCTGCTCCTCGTCGGAGAGCATTACAAGGACGGTGGACAGGTGATAGCACGATGGAGCAACTTCTTGTCAGGCAGTTCCTTACAGCAGTTTCAGTAATTATCGGGCATACAATACCCAAAGCCTCTAGTATTGTTGTAATGACAAACATTGTGGCTGTCTTCGGTTGTGTTGTTGCACAAGGGAAGGCTTCTGAACTCAATGGCAAAGAGGTCATGGATGAAAGGGGAGCCATGAGCAACCATTATTACCAAACTGCCATAGCCTTCAACAAACTGCTGGGGGCGCTACGCGAGGCGGCGGAGACCTACCTCGATCCGAAATGGGGCCGGGTGCGGGAGGATATCGACGTCATCGAGGGATTTCGTTATCTGCTCCATGTGGTCAGTGGCGGTATTGATTTCTACCTAGAAGGAGATCCCGAACGGCCGGAGTTTGTGAAGATCTACTCTCCACGCAAGTTTGCCGGCGACAACCCAGACACGATCTATCACTTCACACGCATCAGAGCGGACCGGTCCTATCGCATTACCGGTAAGAAGGGACAGGCGTGCTATCTTTCCTATACCATCCATGGCCGTGCGCAGGAAGGAAAGCTCGGAATGGCAGTCGAGCCGGTGCTGGCGGACCTAAATGACCAGAATATGCAATTCGCACCCGATGGGAGCTACGAGATCATCCTCAGCCCAGACGAGCATCCAGGCAACTGGATTCCACTTCAGCCAAGCGCTGGGTCCATCTGGGTTCGCCACTATTTTGAGGAGGAGGTCCCAGCAGCCGCAGACCCAAACATAAAGATAGAGCTAGGCATCGAACCGCTGCAGAAGCCGACGGTACGTCCTCCGGCAAGCGACGATGACATGGCCCAAAGGATCCGGGAGGTGGCTGCCTTTGTCCGTGGCCAATCCACCGATCTTCTCAGCATACCTCCCATGGAGGTGCCCTTCGTTTCGTGGACACCCAACGAACTTCCCCAGCCGAGTTCCTTCCGCCTGTCCGGAGTACAGGGATGGGCAGCCGTGGACATATTTTACGCGCAGGCCCCATTCCACCTTGGGCCGGACGACGCTCTGGTGATGGAGGGCAGGCTTCCGGAGTGTACCTACGCCAACGTCTCACTCTGGAACAAGCACATGCAGTCGCTTGAGTATCGCGATAGACGGGTGTCCCTCAACCGCAAGCAGATGGTCTTTGAGCCTGATGGGTCCTTTCGGATTGTCCTCGCTCACCGCGATCCGGGCGTACCCAACTGGCTGGACTGCACAGGGCATACCGAAGGCGCGATCTTCTGGCGTTTCTTGCTACCTGCAGAGAGGCCTGAAAAGATAAAGTGCACACTCGTGCCTCTTTCAGAAGTGGCCCGTTATGCAACTTCCTGAGCAGGGATATCTCATTTAACAGAATTCAAGACGGTGTTAGAATGATGACAACTCTTGTCCGATAACCCCTGACAAAGGATTCAGCGATTGACTGGCATACAACGTCCAAAGTCAACATTATTCTTTTGCCAAACATCGCTCTAGCATTCGGTTGTTCTGCTGAGCAAAGTGAGATTTGCTGGCGTACAGGCGAAGAGATCGCCAAATGTTAGGAAGGAGGAGGAACATGAGCAGAAAGCTAATTAAAATGGTGGGGTTGGGGTTATTGGCTGTGCTAATGGCCGTGCCACTCTTAGGTGGCTGTGGCGGGGAGAAGGAAAAGGTCAGGAAGATTGTTATCGGAGTCCTGGGAGATCAAACGGGCCCCAGTGCTCTGGCGAATAGCGAAGTCATAGGCAAAGGTCTCAAGGACTATCTCCGCATGATTGAGGAGACAGACCCCATACCAGGAGTCAAGCTAGAGATCGTTACCTACGACACCAGGTTGGAGTTTGCCCGGGTTCCCATTGGATATGAGTGGTTGAAGGGTAAAGGGGCGCGCCTGCTAGTCCACTGGGTCCCCCAGTTCAACGCAATGACTGCCAGAGACCAGGCACGCGACAAGATTCCCTCGTTTACTTTTACCATGATCACGGAAGCCTTGAAAGAGGAATGGGCGTTTTCCCTGTCCGTGACGCCTTATCTGGAAATGGAAGCAGCGATGGATTATATTCTGGGGACATGGAACTACCAGGCAAGACCTGGAGGTCCCGTTGTAGGTTACCTGGGGGAGAGCGGCCGCCCGGTCTGCATCGAGCAACTGCAAGGATTGAAAGACGTGGCCCAAGCAAAGCCGCACAAACCATACCAGATAAAGGACGCAGCAGTGCCCGGAGGAACCACAGCCTTTGCCGGGGAGGTGCAGCGACTGAAAGACTGTGACATCATTGTCTTCGGCACCACTGGTCCATCCTCCGCCGCCTTCTTGAGAGATCTGGGGGAAAGAGGGTACCAGGGCATGGTGATTGGTGCTACAAACGCAGTCCTGGGCCTCTGGACCCTGATAAAGACTGCCGTTCCAGGGGAGCATCTGGACGGACTGCGTGTGATGCATGCTCAGCTCTTGTTTACCGACGAGTCAACCTGGGTGGATGAGATAGAGCAAGCGCTGCTGAGATACCGACCAGGAGAAGCAGGGACACTGAAGCGTGGAACAACCTACATGTCGGGATATGAGTTCGGCCTGATTCTGACAGACGTGGTGCGCAGGGCAGTGGCAGCGGTAGGGGCTGAGAATGTAGATGGGACGGCTCTAAGGCAGGCGCTGGAGACCATTGATATTACCACTCCAGGACGGGGTGAGGCTCTCAAGTGTCATGGAGGAGAGCGACTCCTCTACCGGATGTTCAGGCTGGTTGAATATAGGCTGGCGGAGGACGATTGGTTTGCCATCACCGACTGGTTTCTGCCCCCTTCTCTGGCCTGATTAGTGCCTGAGCAAGGCCGATCAGTTCACTTTGTGGAGAGCCAGTCTCGATAACAATGAGTCTTAATCTTGATGTGGAACAACACATAGGATCAGGCGTCACTAGCATGGCAAGCTGTCGCGCCGGACCTGAAAGGGAGTTTGTCCCTCCAGCAAGTGGCATTCGCAATAACCGAATTCCGGCAGGTCTCAAGGTACCAGATGCAGATCGTGAACGCTGAAGAAGAGGTGACCATACCCCAGTTGTTGAAAAGAAACTGCCAAAGGTGGGGCGATCAAGTCTGGATGCGGAACAAGAAGGCTGGTTTATGGCGGGAGTATACCTGGAAAGAAGGTTATGAAGAGGTCAAGCATTTCTCCCTGGGGCTGATAAGCCTTGGGTTTGAGCGCGGTGAAATTTTAGGCATTCTAGGTGACAATGATCCGGAGTGGTTTTGGGCTGAGATTGGTGCCCAGGCCGCTGGTGGAGCGGTAGCTGGTATGCGGTCCGACAGTTCACCTGATGAGGTGAAGGCCATTGTTCAGCACTGCCAGGCTAAGTTTGTAGTGGCTCAAGACCAGGAGCAGGTAGATAAGATGCTCCAAATCGAGGATGAGTTGCCCCTGCTGCGAAGGGTGATTTATTGGTATGGCAAAGGGATGAAGCATTATGACGATC contains:
- a CDS encoding DUF1214 domain-containing protein; the encoded protein is MEQLLVRQFLTAVSVIIGHTIPKASSIVVMTNIVAVFGCVVAQGKASELNGKEVMDERGAMSNHYYQTAIAFNKLLGALREAAETYLDPKWGRVREDIDVIEGFRYLLHVVSGGIDFYLEGDPERPEFVKIYSPRKFAGDNPDTIYHFTRIRADRSYRITGKKGQACYLSYTIHGRAQEGKLGMAVEPVLADLNDQNMQFAPDGSYEIILSPDEHPGNWIPLQPSAGSIWVRHYFEEEVPAAADPNIKIELGIEPLQKPTVRPPASDDDMAQRIREVAAFVRGQSTDLLSIPPMEVPFVSWTPNELPQPSSFRLSGVQGWAAVDIFYAQAPFHLGPDDALVMEGRLPECTYANVSLWNKHMQSLEYRDRRVSLNRKQMVFEPDGSFRIVLAHRDPGVPNWLDCTGHTEGAIFWRFLLPAERPEKIKCTLVPLSEVARYATS
- a CDS encoding ABC transporter substrate-binding protein → MLGRRRNMSRKLIKMVGLGLLAVLMAVPLLGGCGGEKEKVRKIVIGVLGDQTGPSALANSEVIGKGLKDYLRMIEETDPIPGVKLEIVTYDTRLEFARVPIGYEWLKGKGARLLVHWVPQFNAMTARDQARDKIPSFTFTMITEALKEEWAFSLSVTPYLEMEAAMDYILGTWNYQARPGGPVVGYLGESGRPVCIEQLQGLKDVAQAKPHKPYQIKDAAVPGGTTAFAGEVQRLKDCDIIVFGTTGPSSAAFLRDLGERGYQGMVIGATNAVLGLWTLIKTAVPGEHLDGLRVMHAQLLFTDESTWVDEIEQALLRYRPGEAGTLKRGTTYMSGYEFGLILTDVVRRAVAAVGAENVDGTALRQALETIDITTPGRGEALKCHGGERLLYRMFRLVEYRLAEDDWFAITDWFLPPSLA
- a CDS encoding PAS domain S-box protein; translated protein: MTGAALWCAGLLLSADRYLNSHRPWGVDMQDQNTTTKDQLIDRLRQRVMELETSVMEYRRAVERLQDTESSYRLLAKNMTDGVFVVDLKGHMTYASPYVRRMLGYNEPVESRELTGERLTPDSREVLAEVFNEIIAVAKDRRKDMSRTWTVEWQMIRMDGSTMWVEGRINILRSEDGHATGIVCVYRDIDERKKAQELFRRLADSSPIGIYILQDGKLQFVNRQFQYYGGYDEEELLGTDAARFVLPGDRGKVRQAAIAMLRGERSEPYEFRFVTRDGKIRWVMERVASIEYNRRRATLGNFMDITERKQHEEALEHSESQLRLLSQRILNIQEEERSRIARDLHDQLGQELVFLKMKAVSLAEQLGGASVVHGAAREVVSLIEQVRATSHRIAVDVRPAMLDDLGLLKAIQWYAEQFEERTSIVCLVDASAADLGLPKEVSTAAYRILQEALTNVWKHARASQVRVKVNKKGETMALRISDNGIGFDCSKISAEGALGLLGMRERAHLVGGTLKISSRPGKGTEIMARLPTMLI
- a CDS encoding response regulator transcription factor, which codes for MIRVLLADDHGLVRAGLKTILEQAPDIRVVAEASNGMEAIQEFERVRPDVAILDISMPMMDGMEAVKRLISSDRNGRILVLTMHPERYYAVRALKAGALGYITKGTSSQELHSAVRAVARGKRYLSNEGIDAVTIRMMAHGMDTTPVESLSDRELQVLCHIASGYKVREIAEELGVGTKTVETYRSRILRKLCLRRDADICRFAFEHGLVPVAPSSQESSPSNLMK